GCGTCCCGGCGCGGGAGATGGCGCCGGGCTTCGATAGTGACCGACAGCCGGGGAGGAGGAATGCTGTCCGTCGGACCGAAGCGGCTCGGAGGGGCTAAGCGCTTCGGTCTGCCACGAGGTAGTGCCGCAGTGCGGCAAATTCAAGCTTGGCGGTTGGGTCGCGTGACGGGCGCTGGGGGAGGTCGAAATATGCGCAGCTTCTGATCATGGCTCGCGGATTCGGTGTGGCGTTGTCCGCGGACAACTTGCGCTGCGCCGTCGATCCGGAACGGTTGCCTGTTGTCCGCGGACAACCCATTCGCAATTAATTGTGGATCCTCACGCCCACCCATTGCATGCCTGATCCTCGCTCGTCTTTAGCGCGGCATCCTCCAGGCGTCCTCATTCTGAGGTACGCAGGCCGAAGCCTCGAAGGGTGCGCTCCAGCTTCGCTTCCTGCGTTCATTGGGTGTCGGTGTACTCGCCAGGCCGAGAGCCGGAGCCTCGAAGGACACGCTCCAGCGTTGCTCCTTGCACTCATTCGGCGTGAGTTCACCCGCCTCGTCCTTCGAACCTCTTCGGGGCGCCTCAGGATGAGGCTCTCGGGGGCAGTGGCACGGCATCCTTCAGCGCGCGTTGTTGGGCGCGGATCCCCCAGTGTCCTTTGTAGAGGGCGCCACCCTCCCGGAATCCCTCATCCTTGTACGTTGGCTTTGCTGTATAATGTGGTTGTGCGACGGGGATGCGTGTCATCCTTGGGTTTCGAACTCGTACCTCAGCGAGCATCTCCGTCGCCATGTCTTGGCTCGAACGGTTGATTGGGCTTCGAGCCCGCGTTGCAAGGAGGAGCACCCCATGCTTGCCCCCAAAACTTTCATGGTCGGTATCGATGTCTCGAAGGCCCATCTCGATATGGCCATCGAGGGTAAAGCCGCCGTTGTCCGCTTCGACAATGATGCGGCGGGCTGTGCCGCACTGGCAGCAGCGGTGATCGGCGCAGAGCTTGTCGTCGTCGAAGCCACCGGCGGTTACGAGATGGCGATCGTCAGGACACTGATAGCCGCCGGCATTGCCGTTGCCGTCGTCAATCCCCGCCAGGTCCGCGATTTCGCCAGGGCCAGCGGGCGTCTGGCCAAGACCGATCAGGTCGATGCCCGCGTCATTCTCCACTTCGCCAGAGCGATGCGGCCGGCACAGATCCCCCATATCGACGACGGCCGCATCGCGCTTGCTGCCCTCGTCACCCGCCGCCGTCAGCTCGTCGACATGGCGGTGGCCGAGAAGAACCGCCTCGAACATGCCCCTCAAGCCGTTGCCGCGCTGATTGCCGAAACCATCGCCGCTCTCAAGGCTCAACTCGCCAGCGTCGATGCCGCCATCGCGCTCGCCATCGACGCCGAGCCCGATATGACCGCACGCCGCGACCTGCTGCTGACCATCCCGGGCATCGGCGAGGTCGGCGCCGCCGTGCTCATCGCCGAACTGCCCGAACTCGGCGCCATCGACGACAAGAAGCTCGCCGCCCTCGTCGGTGTCGCACCGATGGCCCGCGACAGCGGCACTTGGCGCGGACAACGCCACATCGCCGGCGGCCGCGCCACCGTCAGATGCGCCCTCTACATGGCAACCCTCTCGGCCATCCGCTGCAGCCCGGCCATCAAGGCCTTCTACACAAGGCTGCGCGACGCCGGCAAACCGCCCAAGGTCGCCATCGTCGCCGCCATGCGAAAATTCATCATCATGATCAACACCATCCTCAAAAGAAACACACCCTGGAACGAGCCCCAACAACACGGTTGCTGAGGCGCGCAGGCCGGAGACCGGAGCCTCGAAGGGCGTGCTCTAACGCTGCTCCTTGCATTCATTCAGCGCCGGTGCATCTCCTCGTATTTCGCCACTGTCCACACCAGTTGCGGGGCGTGCTGAAGGGACTTCGCTGTCATCGTCTGATTGCAAGTTGTCCGCGGACAACGGGCAATCAGGCAAGTGGACCTGAATTTGAGCTCAGGGGTTTGCCGCTTGACGCCAGACTTTGTCCGGGAAGAACCGAGGTCTGACCCGGTCGAGGCCCAACTGCCGCACGTTCATGACGAGGCGATCACGTGCATCGTTGTCGCATGGACCTGCATTTTGCATCGGTCGATGCCTGGAAATATCGGACCAACTGTCCCTCCGCCATTTGAAGTCGCATCCATCGTGCGATGGCTGGTCGAACTGCATGGCAGTCTCGCCGGCCTCTTATGCGGCCGAACCGAATGATCATGAAGCAGGGGAGGGGCTATTCTTCAAGCCGCCCGGATGCGGTCCGCAGGCGAGACATTCGGGGCGCTTGTCGTGAATGCGTTGTCAGGCCGCGACCGCGATAATGAGATCTCGATCGCGGACAGACAATGCTTCGGCTTCCGCGGCGAGCAGTCCGGATGATGCCGGACGAAAGCAACTCCTTCGGCCGGTTCGGAATATTCACGGGCGATAACGAGGGCAGCTATTGCAGGTGAAAGCCACTGGCGTTATTGTTTCGTCGATCGCTGACAGGCGTCGTAGCCGCAAGATTGCCGACACTTGGCGCCGGAATTCGCTGCCTTTGAGACCGAAACGATGGTTGTCGGGCAGGCCTGTCGAAAAGATCACCCAGCCAGTAACGAAACTAAAGTTCGAATTCGCTTCCGCAATTGGAAGCGAAGATAACAATATCAACGGTTTACGATGTGGCAAGCGGTACCGTTCCTCCTGCCGCTAGGGTAAGCGGGGCACATTTGGTGGCGGTGTTGAGAAAATCAGCGTGCCACAGCGGCTGGCGTGCTGGCACTGAAGGAACCCGTGGCCTTCAAGAGCGTGCTGCAACCAGGGAGGCAAGCGGCTCAATAGGATGATCTTTGTGACCGATCCCCAACCGATCGCCGAGATAGTGCCAGAACGACAGGCCGAGCTTTTGGCAGGTCTTCATCAGGCCGAGCATGCTGTCACGCGCCTGCCGACCGTTGCGACTGACCGTGCCGCCGGAGATCTTTCGCTTGATGACAAATCCGCGCAGATCTCTTTCCGACGCATTGGTATGGAGCGGGGTTTCAGGCCGCTCCAGAACCCGCAGCAGCTCCGCCTTGCGGCGGCTCAGCCGAAACAGCAGTTTGTCGAGATCGTCATAACCGGTGCGGAGGGAAAAAATCCGATCGAACCGGGCCTGAATGCCTTGGGCTGCACGGGGATCAGGTCTTCGCTGATAGGCTTTCAGGGCCTTGTAAAAGCGCCAGATGAGATCCCGCAGGGTTTCTACATGCCGTACTTGGCCGGGTGTCGCCGGCATCAGTTTGTGCAGCAAACGTTCGGCGTGGACCCAGCACAGCGCATGGGTGCCGACGCGGAACTGTCCGGCATCGTCGGACACAATCACCGCATTGCCGACCAGACCATGATGGCGGATGGCGCCCCAGATGCCGGCCTCGGCAAACGGGCGGATTATTTCTTTGTCGAAGATGTCGATACCATTGGCGGCCAGATACTCGAGAAACGGAACCTGATTGGCAAACCGCCGCGGTTGACGTGTCTTCAACCGCGCCAGAAGGGCGGGGTCCACCTGACGGTCTTCCAGAAAGGTGAAGGCGGCATCGTTGAGAACATAGTCCTGATAATTGCCGCGCAGCAGGGCCAGAAAGTTCAGCCGCGACTTCGACGGCGCCGTGCGGAAGGCAGTGAAGTGTTCGCCTCCGATCTGTGTCGTATGGAAATTGCGGTTGGCATGACGGGCGCCAGTGTCGTCGACCGTGACAAAGGGAGCCGAGACCAGGCCCGCATGCAGCACGGCGGCATCCTCGGCATGAAAGCCATCCAGCCGCTGCGTCAAAAACCGGATGACCTGGCGTTTGGAAATCTCGACACCGACATCGTTCAGCAAGGTCGTCAATCGCTGCGTTGTGACCTGCCCATGGCTATGAAGCATCAGGCAGAAGCGACGCAGACTGGCGCCGTAGCCGCCCTTTGTACCTGCTGGCAGCGGCGCAATGATCGTGCGTCCTTCCGGTGTCACCCAGCATTCGCGGCGATAGCGCACCACTTCGGCCCGCACAACCAGATCCCGGACCACGCAATCCTTGTAGCCCCTGAAGCGCGATCCAGGTGGAACGCTGGCAGGCAGCACCTCTTCGCGCGTGGCGCTCCCCGTGTCGCCCTTCGGCCCGCGACGCCGCGCAGGCTTTTGGCTGCCGGCAACCGCCTTGTCGTCGCTCGTTGCCTGGTCCATACCCGATGGCCTGAACGGTGGGCGTGGAGGCAGGTTTTTAAGCCGCGCAATCTCATCGCGCAGAAGCTGGTTGTCGACCTTCAGCCGCGTGTTCTCTACCCTGAGCAGGTCGTTTTCTTCTCGAAGCTTTCGGTTGTCAGCCTCAAGCGCCTCAATCCGGATTTCCGCCCGATCAGCCCGCTCCACCAGACCCGTCACGAGCTCGCGCAACGCCTTCAGCGACAGCGTATCAGCATGCTCGGCCATGGGGAGGCGGCGCTTCGTCATAAAGGAAGTGAATCTGGAGGGTTCTGTGAGGTCCGGGCGCTGAGCGTGCGGCTTCACTGATCGGACCTCATTGAAGCCGGATTGAGCGAAGGCGCGGGTTGTTTGGCGCTATGGGGATTTAGCCGAAGCGGTGGATGGCGTTTGGCAGGGTCGAGCCTTGGCGGAGCATGTGGACAGGTCTGGAAGGAGATTCTTGCCGGTCATTGCGGTGTCTTTGACGCCCCTGTCGGCTGGTTTGCATCGACCGAACCCTTGGTGCTGTTGCGCTTTACGTCGCCCATTACATCGTGCTGGCACGATTGGCCAAAGCACTCGCCCCGCGGCTTCTCGGCATGCCGACGCTGATCGTTGCAATGATGCCGCACCTGATATGATCATGAACTGTCGTTCCATGCTGGCCGGCAGGCCGGCTGAAGCGGGGTCCACGCGCCGATGATCGTCATGGCTCCGCCGCAACAAGGGCAGCGGTGCGCCAAAGGTGGTGGCTTTGCGTCCGGTTCTTCGACCCGCTCCGGCGGCGAGACGTCGAGCAGGCTTCGGCACAGGTCCAGCTTCAGTTGCCGATGGCCATTGGCAAGCAGGCCGTAATGACGAATGCGGTGAAAGCCGTCCGGAACGGTGTGAAGCAGGAAACGGCGGA
The Rhizobium leguminosarum DNA segment above includes these coding regions:
- a CDS encoding IS110 family transposase, whose translation is MLAPKTFMVGIDVSKAHLDMAIEGKAAVVRFDNDAAGCAALAAAVIGAELVVVEATGGYEMAIVRTLIAAGIAVAVVNPRQVRDFARASGRLAKTDQVDARVILHFARAMRPAQIPHIDDGRIALAALVTRRRQLVDMAVAEKNRLEHAPQAVAALIAETIAALKAQLASVDAAIALAIDAEPDMTARRDLLLTIPGIGEVGAAVLIAELPELGAIDDKKLAALVGVAPMARDSGTWRGQRHIAGGRATVRCALYMATLSAIRCSPAIKAFYTRLRDAGKPPKVAIVAAMRKFIIMINTILKRNTPWNEPQQHGC
- a CDS encoding IS66 family transposase — its product is MTKRRLPMAEHADTLSLKALRELVTGLVERADRAEIRIEALEADNRKLREENDLLRVENTRLKVDNQLLRDEIARLKNLPPRPPFRPSGMDQATSDDKAVAGSQKPARRRGPKGDTGSATREEVLPASVPPGSRFRGYKDCVVRDLVVRAEVVRYRRECWVTPEGRTIIAPLPAGTKGGYGASLRRFCLMLHSHGQVTTQRLTTLLNDVGVEISKRQVIRFLTQRLDGFHAEDAAVLHAGLVSAPFVTVDDTGARHANRNFHTTQIGGEHFTAFRTAPSKSRLNFLALLRGNYQDYVLNDAAFTFLEDRQVDPALLARLKTRQPRRFANQVPFLEYLAANGIDIFDKEIIRPFAEAGIWGAIRHHGLVGNAVIVSDDAGQFRVGTHALCWVHAERLLHKLMPATPGQVRHVETLRDLIWRFYKALKAYQRRPDPRAAQGIQARFDRIFSLRTGYDDLDKLLFRLSRRKAELLRVLERPETPLHTNASERDLRGFVIKRKISGGTVSRNGRQARDSMLGLMKTCQKLGLSFWHYLGDRLGIGHKDHPIEPLASLVAARS